The region AGGATTTGTTCCCCTTTGCAATGACGGCGACGCTGCGCTGCGGTCCTTTGTAGACAGCTTGGAGCGTCAGGCTGCCGATCGATTCCCTCGGCTGGGGTCTGGGGTGGACGACGGGTTTGCGCAGTGCTTTGTCAGAAGCGATCCGGTAAGAGCGGGGAAGGGGTTTGACGAGCCTGCGACGTTCTTTTTCTACCCCCGAGAGGGGCAGAAAGAGAGTGCTGACGACGGTCCAGAGCAATGTGACAGCGGCGAGGATCAGCAGGAGGATCGCCCCCATCCTGATTAGGGGGGTAAACTTAGAATGTCCGTTCATAGTACCACCCCTTTTTGTCTTTCCGGAAGTATCGTTTGAGAACTCCCGGTTCCCCGGGCGCTGTCAGACGAAGAGAAATCTTACGGCTTTGCAGATCGATGCGCCCACTGATGTGTCCGAAATTGCCTTCCGCTTCGATGAAAACGGTTTCAGGGTGCCACAGCTTATGGACCAGTCTGGCTTTGCTCAGTTTGAGATCGAGGATCTTTTGAATATCGGGGGAGAGGAGAAAGGGGCCGGTATCCAGTTCGCTATAGAAGAGCAGGGTCCAGAAATCGGCCTCAGGGAGCTTCCCTATTCTGATACCCTGGGCGTAGAGCTCGGCATCGGTGATCTTGAGCCCGAAGGGTTTCCAGTGAAGTTTCTCTCCACTCAGGACGATCCCCCACTGGGAGAGCCGATGTTCGAGTAGATAGTAGATCCGCTCTTTCGGGGCCAGGATAATCAGCATGAGCCAAACAGCGATGATAAGGAGGAAAATACGCTTTACCATTTGCATCGGCACTCCATTGTGTACTGCTCACCCCGTCGTTGGACTTTCAGGGAGAGAATTTCTACGGGCAGACTCCCGATCCGGCTTATCAGCCTGTTGAGGTGGGGGCCGTCGAGCTTCTCGGCTTTGAGATGGGCTTTGTGCCGATCGACGGAGAAGAGGGTGAACGAGGAGGCCGGTACCACGCTTTTGAGCCGATTGAGCTTGGCGCGTATCCCTTTGCTGCTCCAGAGATGTTTGAGGTCCGAAACTTCCCGAATCTCAGCCAGGGTTGTCTTCGTTTCCGTCTGGAGGGCGCGGTAGTCGCGGGCCGCGCTCTGCCGATAGAAAAAGGCCGCCAGGGCCAGGAGCAGGGCACCCCCAAGCAGGAGTTCACGGGTTTGGAAGCGCATCATTTCCATTCTCCTTTTACCAGGAGGGTCTTCCCGTTGACCGTAGTGGAAAGCCCCGCCTCTTTCGCTAGCTTGACGAGGGTGGGAAGCTTGCGGGCCGATGTGTCGATCCTGGCTTCATACCCCTGGGGGGTGATCTCCAGAGAGGAGAGTCGGGAGTCTTTGCTTGTCAGGGAGCCGATGCTATGCAAGGCTTCCCGGAGTCTGCGTTGGGGACGGTCTAAGTCCCGATAACGTTGAAGAATATTGCGTCGGGTGATTCCGCTGGCGAGGGTGGGATGCTCGGCGAGGCTCTGCTCGAGAGGTTTCTGCAGCGCTTGTGCGGCACGATGATACTGCCACCCCTCCAGGGTCCAGGCGATCGCCAAAAGCAGCAGGGCGGTAGCGAGGATCCCTGTCTCTACCGGGCCCAGAAGAGTGTGGCGGCCTCCAAGGGGTAGGCCGAAGCCTTTGTTCGGACGTCTGAGTTGTTCTACGCTGATGCTCTGTTCTGGGCGATGTCCCGGAGAGAGCGGCAGGAGGGTTACGGTCCCTCCCAGATCGGCCAGGGCGAGTTCCTCGTTCAGCGGGAGCGGGGCCGTGAGCTGATCGCTGAACTGCTGGGCGAAATAGAGTTTCCCTATCTTCTCGGCATTCAACCCGGCTTTTTGGGCAGTCTCCAGGAGCTGACGGGGGTCATAGGCAAAGATTTGCCACCCCTCCTCACCTTTGAGCACTTCGTAGACCCACCCGAGCCCGGCTCCCAGATCCTCCATCAGAGAAGGGGCGATCTTTTTGGCCTGATAAGCGAAGCGCACGGGAAGAGGCTCCGACTTCAGCAGATAGAGGTCCGGGGCGATGATCAGATCGACCCGGGAGACGCTCTCGGTAAGGGAAAGGGGCGGCATCCCGCGATAGAGGGGGATCAGCGGCCGCTCACTACTTTGCCAACTCAAAATTGAGGATCCTTTGTTTGGAGTAATCAAAAGAGATATTATAGCGTCCCTCTCTAAAACTGTAGAGGAGTTCACAATGAACGTTGGCTTGGGGCAGCTTTCCCATCAACCAATCATAACGCTTGCTCTCTTCACCGATGGAGCGTAGAAACTTGTCCAGGTCCCCGAGGCGATAATCCTCTTTGACGATGGCCGGATCGATATTGAAAAGGTAGGCGACGGTTTGGGGATTGAGAAAATCTTTGTCCAGCTTTTGGGGTACCTTGCCCGGGGTTTGGATCAGGAAATAGTTGGACCACTCGATTCGATAGACATGCGGATCGTCGGCCAAAAACCGATAGTCGTCCAGCAGATTATGAAAGAGAGCGGGGGTCATACTGAAAGGGCGGGCATCCAGGTCGTCGGAAACTCCCAAGGAGAGATGACGACCCCTCAATTCCGCCTCCAGCATTGCCAGGAGCCGTTCCGGCTCTTTGAGCTCCGCCTGCTCGGCGAGCCGCTCGAAAAGTCCAAGCGCCAGATGATAGTACCGTTGATACTTGCCGTCTTCGTTCCTTCCTAGCCAGACGAGGGGGATACGATCCAAAAGAGGGGTGCATTGGGCTGTGAGGTTGTAATTGCCCTCTTTTTCCATAATGACGACCGGACTGGCATACAGGTTTCGCATCGCGCTTTTCGTGGGGTGGCCTTTCAGGTATTTCTCCAGGAAGTTTTGCACATCGGCACGGATCAGGTCGGACTGGATCAGGGCTGCCTGGGAGTCGGCTTTGTCCCGTGCCTCCTGGAGGTAGCCGAAGAGGACGGCGATCAGTGCCAGCATGGCGGCGATAACGGAAAGGGTAATGAGAAGGGTCACCCCCTTCCTCTGCCGTGCTTCTTTCATCTGTTTCGGACTTCCTTTGCGTATAGAGGCTTGGAT is a window of Nitratifractor salsuginis DSM 16511 DNA encoding:
- a CDS encoding pilus assembly FimT family protein; protein product: MKEARQRKGVTLLITLSVIAAMLALIAVLFGYLQEARDKADSQAALIQSDLIRADVQNFLEKYLKGHPTKSAMRNLYASPVVIMEKEGNYNLTAQCTPLLDRIPLVWLGRNEDGKYQRYYHLALGLFERLAEQAELKEPERLLAMLEAELRGRHLSLGVSDDLDARPFSMTPALFHNLLDDYRFLADDPHVYRIEWSNYFLIQTPGKVPQKLDKDFLNPQTVAYLFNIDPAIVKEDYRLGDLDKFLRSIGEESKRYDWLMGKLPQANVHCELLYSFREGRYNISFDYSKQRILNFELAK